ATGCGACGTTTGCCGAGGGCTGGCAGGCCGACCGCCGGTTGACGGGGCTGACGTTGCTTGATGAAACCAACCGCCGGGCGACCACGCTCGGCTGGGCGGCGTACTACTCGCCGCTCACGCCCGGCGACGGGTTGCGGTTCAGTCATGAAACCGAAGTCACGCCACAAGTACGGCTCGAAGGCTGGTCGAGCGATGGCTCGGTCCGCTTTGTCGACTGGACGCATGATCAGCATTTGTCCGGCGGCTGGATCTCGGCGCGCGTGCCGGCCCACTTTTCACTACGCAAAAGCGAAACACGGCGCGAACGACTGACGCTCGACCGTAACGAAGCAGGTCAGGTGACGGTGACCAATGCACTCGGGGCGGACATCATCGACGTCTATATCGCTGACCGCGAGGGCAGAGTGCATCACGTTCGTCATGTGCCAGCGGGCGGCCGAGCGACGCTGGCTTCACTGGAGCAGTACGGCAATAACGAGGCCGACCTTCGCGAGATGTTTGAAAACGACTGGCCGCGCATGATCGAGCGCATGGCAGACGAATCCGACAGGTACCGTGGGCCGGCGTTGGCGGACTATCTACGGCCGAATACTTACCTCGCGGTGGTGGAGGGTTCGCCGTTTCTTGAACCGGGGTTGGCCAGCGCCCGGCCGCGGCCGAGCCAGTCGGTGGTGTATGGCATTCTCGCGGAGGGTTTTCATGGAGATTGAAGTTCATCAGCTCAAGCGTCACTTCGGCAAGACGAAGGCCGTCGACGACGTGACGTTCGGCTTCGCTTCCGGGCAGATCTACGGCTTCGTCGGGCCCAACGGTGCGGGCAAGACGACGACGATGCGCATCATGGCAACGCTTGACGAGCCGACATCGGGCGATGTTCGTTTTGATGGGGTGTCCGTTGTGGAAGAGCCCGAGCGCGCCCGCCGACAGATCGGCTACATGCCGGACACGCTGCCGGCGCATCGCGATATGTGCGTGCACGAATACCTCGACCTGTTCGCCCGTGCGTACGGCCTGCCCCGGCAGCAACGCCGAAGCACGATCGCCCAGATCGAGCAGTTCACCAACCTTACCGGTATCCGAGAAAAGCTGTTGCGCGCCTTGTCCAAGGGCATGAAGCAGCGTGTGAGCTTGGCTCGCGCGCTGGTGCATGATCCGCCTTTGCTGATTATGGATGAGCCGGCGGCGGGGCTGGACCCGCGCGCTCGTGTTGAGCTGCGCGAGTTGATCAAGGCGCTGGCTGACCAGGGCAAGGCTGTGCTGATCAGCTCGCATATTCTCGCGGAGCTGACGGAGATCTGCGACGGCGCGGTCATCATCGAGCAGGGCCGGCTGCTGCGTGCGGGCACGCTGGAGGCGATCGAGCGCGGCGACGGCGAGGTCGCCAACCGCCGCGCGATTGCGCTTCGGCCACACGGTTCGGTCGAGGCGCTGTACAAGGCGATGCTGGAGATGCCCAAGGTCACCGACGCGCGCGTGGTGGGCGATCATGTTGAGGCCGACGTCGAAGGTGATGAAGACGACTGCTGCGACCTTCTCGCCGAGCTGCTTCGCAGAGAGTTTCGCATACTTGAGTTCAAGCAGGTCCGGCAGGGCCTCGAGCAATTGTTCATGAGCCTTACCGAGGGGAAAGTCCAGTGACCGCTATCCACGCCATTGCCCACTGGTTTGACGATCGCCTGAACCCCGTGCTTGTGAAAGAGCTGCGGCAGGCGGTGCGTTCGTGGTTCGTGATTATCGTGCTGATGCTTTTTCTGTTGCTGATGCTGGTAACGTTGACGATCTACCTGCTCGCGACGGACGACCTTGGAGGCAGCTTTGATGATGGGCAGCCGATCTTCATGATTCTTCAAGGCATGTTGCTGGGGACGTGCCTTTTGTTTGTGCCGATCTATGTAGGCGTTCGCCTCGCGGCGGAGCGGGCGGATCAGAATGTTGACTTGCTTTACATCACGACGCTTCGGCCGATGTCGATCGCGTGGGGGAAGGTCGTTTGCGGGCTGACGATCACGCTGTTGATCTACAGCGTTTGTGCGCCGTTTCTCATGCTTACCTATCTGCTGCGCGGGATCGACCTGCCGACGATCTTTCTTGCGTTGGGCATCAATCTGCTGCCGATGCTTGCGGTGTTGAGCCTGGCGATTTTGATCGCGGCGCTGCCGGTGAGCGTGGTGATGAAGGTGATTCTTGCGGTGCTGCTGGCGGTGGGCACGGTGAGTGTGTACACGATCACGATGACGATGGTGTCGACGCTGGTGTTCTTCGGTATTGGCGGGCGGATGGGTTCGTGGGAGTTCTGGGGCCCGGCGCTTGCTGGTGTGCTGCTTGTGGTCGGCGCGGCGGGGTTGTTTTTCATGCTTGCGGTGGCGGCGCTGTCGCCGCCGGCGTCGAACCGGGCGTTGGGCGTGCGGGTTTACATTACGGCGCTGGTGGTTGTGACCGGGGCTGTGGCGACGGCGCTTCATATCGTGTTGGCGGACGACTGGCCGTTCGCGAGTTGGTATGTGTGTGCGGTGATGCTTGCGGCGATGAGTCTGGTCGGGTCGGCGTGCGAGCGTGACACGCCGGGCGCGCGGATTCAGCGGACGATTCCCCGGTGGCGATTGTTTCGGCCGATGGCGTTTGTGTTGTACAGCGGCGCGTCGGGCGGTGTGTTGTGGTCCGTGCTGCTGGCGATGGCGGTCTTCGCGGCGGGGTGGGGTAATTACGCGTGGGTGAGCACGATGCGGATCATGCCCGTGGAGGACGCCGTGCTGCACAACATGCAGGGGATATGGCTTTACGTGGCGGCGTATACGTTCACAGCGATATTGATTCACCGTTACCTGATGCCGCGGTTCAAGTCGACGATGACGGCGGCGCTGGCGATGTTGTTGATGGCGATCGGGACGGTGGGGCCGATGATCGTGGCATTTTTCATTTGGCCGACGTCGTGGCATGAGACGGAGCGGGGGTGGTGGCTGACGAGTGTCGTGTCGCCGGTGGTGCACAGTGGGCGTGACTTCATGTCTTCGATCTATTTGTTCGTGGGCCTGTGGCTGGGGATGGCGGCGGCGCTCGCGGTGCCGTGGTGGGTGCGTGGCGTGCGGCAGTTTACGCCGACGTCGTATGGCGCGGCGCGGTTGGCGGGGTCGGTTGAGGAGGTCGCGGTGACTGCGCCAGCGGCGTCCGCCGTGGTGGTTGAGTCGTCGTCGACGATGGCGGCAGGCGAGGGTGCGGCGGATGGATGAGCAGGCGATTCGTGTGGCGTTGGACGTTGGCGAGCGGATGGGGGCGCGGTACGCGCTGCTGCCGCCGCGGCGGACGGTGGCGGGGCCGGGGGGCGAGCAACTTGCGCATCGCGCGGGCAGCAGTGTCGAGTTTATGGAGCATCGCGATTACCGGGCGGGCGATGATATTCGCCGTATCGACTGGGCGGCTTACGCGCGGACGGATCGGTTGACGGTCAAGCAGTATCGCGACGAGGTGAGCCCGCATGTGGATGTGGTGATCGACGGTTCGCGATCGATGGCGCTGCCCGACAGCGCGAAGGGCGAGGCAACGGTGGGCGTCGCGGCGGCGGTGGCGTCGGCGGCGGCGAGCAGCCGATTTACGCATCACGCGTGGCTGGCGGGCGAGGCGGTATTGCCGGTGGGTCAGGGTCGGGATCGGCCGACGGCCTGGATGGGGCTTGGGTTTGATGGTGAGCGGAGCGTGGGCGAGCAGCTCGCGGCGGCGCCGGTGCGGTTTCGGCCGCATGCGTTGCGCGTGCTGGTCAGTGATCTGCTCTGGCCGGACGAGCCGACGGTGGTGTTGCATCGGTTGGCGGACGGGGCGGCGGGCGTGGTGGTGGTGCAGGTGCTCGCGGCGGCGGACGTCGAGCCGCCGGGGCATGGCAACCTTCGTCTGCTCGATGCCGAGACGGGCCAGCATCGCGAGATGTTTATTGATGACACGGCCAGGCAGCGCTACGTGCGCAGGCTTGAGCGTCACCAGTCGCAATGGGCGGCCGCTTGCCGAGGCGTGGGCGCGGTGTTGGTGACTTTGGTGGCGGAACGGCTGGTGCAGCGATGGGACTTGAGCGAACTGGTACGCGAGCAGGTATTGCGCGTGTTGTGATGGATTGACGTTGTAGCGGAGGGTGAGCCGACTGAATTATGCCTGTATTTGTTTTGCCTTTGGCGCTGCTTGGGTTGACGGCGCTGCCTGCGTTGGCGGCGATCTATTGGCTGCGCAATCGGCATCGGCGGCAGGTCGTGTCGAGCCTGCTGCTGTGGGTGGATGAGCGTCAGCCGCGCGAGGGCGGCGTGCGTGTGCGGAAGGCGCAGACGTCGTTGTTGTTTTTGCTGGAGCTGATCGCGCTGCTGCTGCTGGCGACGGCGGCGGCGGACCCGCGAGTGTTGTGGTCGGAGCAGCCCACGGTGTATGTGGTGGTGCTGGATGATGCGTTTTCGATGCAGGCAGGTGAGGGGGATGACACGGCGAGGGCGCGAGCGGTGGCGGCGCTGCGCGACGAGTTGAGGGGGCAGCGGTTTGCGGTGCGGTTCGTGCTCGCGGGCGAGCGGGCGCAGCTGCTCGGTGAGCCGGTGGAGCGCTGGCCGGATGCGGCGCGGGTGCTGGAGGGTTGGCGATGCGAGTCGCCACGTTCGTCGTTGCCGACGGCGGTGGCGATGGCGCGGGAGATTGGCGGCGCGGAGGCGCGTGTGATCGTGCTGACCGATCGCGAGCCGACGCGGGGGATGGAGGCGGGGCGACTGCTCTGGTGGGCGTTTGGCGCGTCGCGGGCGAATGTGGCATTCGTCAACGCGGTGCGCAGTGTGGCGGACGGCGCGGGTGATCGGGCGATGCTGGAGATCGCCAACTTGTCGGACGAGGCGGCGCGGCCGACGTTGAGCGTGAACGGCGCGTCGCAGCAGTTGACGTTGGCAACGGGCGAGCGACGTCGGCTGTGGTTTGATCTGCCGGCGGACACGGGGCCGTTGATTGCCGAGTTGTCGGATGATGCGCTGGCGTTTGATAATCGGGTGGTGTTGCAGCCGGCGCGAGCGCCGCGGGTGTCGGTGGCGTTGGCGATTGCGGACGAGCGGTCGCGTGAGATGTGGCGGCAGGCGCTGGCTGCGACCGGCCGGGCGCGGCTGGTGTCGGGGCCAGCGGATGTGTTGATTACCGATGCGGCGGCGGCATTGCCGAGCGTTGCGGCCGGGACGTGGACGTTGCGGCTGCGTCATGTGGACGAGCCTGCGGCGTTGACTGGGCCTTACATCATCGATCAAGGTCATCCGCTGAACACGGGGCTGTCGCTGGCGGGGGTGGTGTGGGCGGGCGGGCGCGAGGTGGAGATGCCGGGCATGCCGCTGATCAGCGCGGGCGAAGCGGTGTTGTTGAGTCATGTTCGTCGCGGGGCAGGTGCGGATGTGCTGCACATGCAATGGCGGCCGGACCTTTCGACGCTGCCGCGGATGCTGACGTTTCCCGCGCTGGTGTGGAACCTGCTCGACTGGCGGGCAGATCATTTGCCGGGCCCGAGTGAGACGAACCTGCGGCTGGGCATGATGTCGCGGATTGTTGCGCCGCCTGGGGTTGATGCGGTGGAACTGATCAGCCCGACGGACGAGCGGCATCGGCTGACGTTGATGGATGCGGTGGCGACGTGGGAAGCGACGCGCGTGGGTGAGTGGCAGGTGCGTGTGGGTGAGGAGGCGTACGCGGTGGCCGTGAACGCACTGGAAGCGGGCACGTCGGACTTGCGCGGCGCGACCTCGGGGCGATGGGGTGATCGGCTGGACGAGCGTTCGTTGACGGAGCGGTACCAGGCGGTGAGTTGGGTGTTGCTGTTGGTCGTGTTGGGCGCGTTGACGTTGCATGGCTACTTCGTTTGGCGTGGGGGGAGTGGCAGCGCATGAGTTTTGATTCGCCGATCTGGTTGTTGATGCTCGCGCCGATGGCGCTCGCGTGGTGGTTGTGGCGGGGGCCGACGGCGAC
The Phycisphaerales bacterium AB-hyl4 genome window above contains:
- a CDS encoding ABC transporter ATP-binding protein, which produces MEIEVHQLKRHFGKTKAVDDVTFGFASGQIYGFVGPNGAGKTTTMRIMATLDEPTSGDVRFDGVSVVEEPERARRQIGYMPDTLPAHRDMCVHEYLDLFARAYGLPRQQRRSTIAQIEQFTNLTGIREKLLRALSKGMKQRVSLARALVHDPPLLIMDEPAAGLDPRARVELRELIKALADQGKAVLISSHILAELTEICDGAVIIEQGRLLRAGTLEAIERGDGEVANRRAIALRPHGSVEALYKAMLEMPKVTDARVVGDHVEADVEGDEDDCCDLLAELLRREFRILEFKQVRQGLEQLFMSLTEGKVQ
- a CDS encoding BatA domain-containing protein; translation: MPVFVLPLALLGLTALPALAAIYWLRNRHRRQVVSSLLLWVDERQPREGGVRVRKAQTSLLFLLELIALLLLATAAADPRVLWSEQPTVYVVVLDDAFSMQAGEGDDTARARAVAALRDELRGQRFAVRFVLAGERAQLLGEPVERWPDAARVLEGWRCESPRSSLPTAVAMAREIGGAEARVIVLTDREPTRGMEAGRLLWWAFGASRANVAFVNAVRSVADGAGDRAMLEIANLSDEAARPTLSVNGASQQLTLATGERRRLWFDLPADTGPLIAELSDDALAFDNRVVLQPARAPRVSVALAIADERSREMWRQALAATGRARLVSGPADVLITDAAAALPSVAAGTWTLRLRHVDEPAALTGPYIIDQGHPLNTGLSLAGVVWAGGREVEMPGMPLISAGEAVLLSHVRRGAGADVLHMQWRPDLSTLPRMLTFPALVWNLLDWRADHLPGPSETNLRLGMMSRIVAPPGVDAVELISPTDERHRLTLMDAVATWEATRVGEWQVRVGEEAYAVAVNALEAGTSDLRGATSGRWGDRLDERSLTERYQAVSWVLLLVVLGALTLHGYFVWRGGSGSA
- a CDS encoding DUF58 domain-containing protein, whose protein sequence is MDEQAIRVALDVGERMGARYALLPPRRTVAGPGGEQLAHRAGSSVEFMEHRDYRAGDDIRRIDWAAYARTDRLTVKQYRDEVSPHVDVVIDGSRSMALPDSAKGEATVGVAAAVASAAASSRFTHHAWLAGEAVLPVGQGRDRPTAWMGLGFDGERSVGEQLAAAPVRFRPHALRVLVSDLLWPDEPTVVLHRLADGAAGVVVVQVLAAADVEPPGHGNLRLLDAETGQHREMFIDDTARQRYVRRLERHQSQWAAACRGVGAVLVTLVAERLVQRWDLSELVREQVLRVL